Sequence from the Spartobacteria bacterium genome:
TATTGGGACACTTCCACCAGGAGTCGCTGCTGATATGGTGTGAAATGCATCAGACGCATCAGAACAGATACAATAATGCCGAGTGCCGTTGAAAGATAGGCGAAGATGAGCCCCACATCGGGAAACACCGTAATAAGAATAAAAGAGACCACCGTACCAAACAGACCGAAATACAAGGGCAGATCAAAATAGACTTCGATAGATTCCAACATCTGAAGTTTCAATTCCGCCGGTTCATCCTTACGTCGCAACTGGCATAATTTAATAAACGCGGACAACCATGTGAATAGCTGCATCACAAAAGCAAAGCAAATAACCCCAACAGAAACATACCGCCCCATGTGTGCCATCTCCGGGGCCAGATCCTGCAGGGATGCGGCTGATATCAGCGATGCATCCGTACCGGGTTCAGGGTTGGGTGCCTGAAAATTCATATACATCAGGAACCCGCACAAACCAAGCAAACCAATCAACATAACCAAAAGAAAAAATCTCATTTAATACCTCTTCTTAAAACTTAAAAACAGAGAATAGACGACTCGGTCAACGCGTCAAGTCAATCACATCAAAAATGTGTCAATCCGACCACCCGCATCCCGCATCCAAATCATCGACACATAGTGGCACACTGGTTATATGATTGTAAATAAATGAATAACAATGCGTTGTTCTTACGCGAATAATGCATCGCATGTTTGTGCTCAGTAATGACATTGCGATGGAGTAAGTTGCAAAAATGATACACGCAATGAAATAAATGATATAAAACCAAAGTTTGTCCTTGATGAATCGGTGTAACATGCTCATTATCACACACCATGAATATGAATAAGCCCCAATGGAACAGCGTAAATGTCGCGGAGTCAGTCAAATCCTATATGCACTGGCTTAATGGAAATGCTCGCGATATGTTTCTTCAGGATCGTGCGCATATGGAAATATTTTTCCTAATCGATTCTGAAGGCAATGCTTCTGCGGTGCCAGCGCCATCGAATCAGGATCATGATGAGGTTGTGGATGGCATCCGTCAGCAAGCTGCAGAGAGTGACATTCTTGCCATCATACAGATCGTACAAATGGTGCAGGATTGCGATGATGGAGAACAGCGAGATGCGGTGGTGGTCACTGCGGAAATGAAAAATGGACCCTGTTGCTGTTGTGTCAATGTTGTTGAAGAAGACGATGACCGAGTCGTGCTGTCAGAACCAGTTGAACAGCTTATTCCTGCTGAGGATCACGAAAGCTTCTTTTAACCTAATCTTTATTATGTACAAAGCGTGAGTTGGTGCGTTTTGACAGCATAATAATGTATTGCTGTGCCCATTTGCGTGCCAGTTCAGGATTACCCATGGCAGAATAACAGATGGAAAGTCCTCCGCTGACTTCAATCATCGTTATTTCATCTTCTACCTTCGCGGCTTCCTGATATTGCTTCTGGAACATAGATGCAAGCTGTTCCAGTTCCTCTTTACTGCTATGTCTATTATTTGATGACGTACTCATGATAGCTTACCTATCGTCACGAATAACGACTACATAAGAAATCGCTCACATTGAATCCATAATTGCCTGAAGACCTTGTTCCAAGGTAAATTCTGCCGAATAATTCAGTATCTTTTTTGCCAGAGAAATATCGGCATAGGAATGCCGAATATCACCGGCGCGAGCAGGGCGAAAGGTGGGCTCGGCCATTTGACCGGTTATGTTCTGCAGCGCGGCGACAAGATCCAGCAGCGAGGTACTTATCCCTGTTCCAATATTGAAGACCTCCCCTTTCCCGCCACCGGAGCGGTGCATAGCCAGCATATTGGCCTGAACAACATCTTTGACAAAAACAAAATCGCGTGTTTGTAATCCATCGCCATAAATGACCGGAACGCGGCCTGCTTTAAAAGCATTGGTAAAAACAGAAATCACACCGGAATAAACAGAGGCAGGATCCTGCCTAGGACCAAAGACATTCATGTAACGCAGGCACACCGTCTCCAGTCCATAGAGCTCTGCAAAAATCCGGCAGTAATATTCACCCGTAATTTTGGCGGCGGCATATGGTGATGCCGGCTGCGGCAACATCGTTTCGACTTTTGGCAACGTCGGATCATTCCCATAAATCGCGGCAGAACTGGCAAAAACCAACCGCTGTACCCCGGCGTCTCTAGCTGCCTGAAGCACATTCAGCATCCCGGTCATATTAATATCATGGTTGCGCATGGGCTGCTCTACCGAATCAAACACAGAAACCAACGCGGCCTTATGGTACACATAGCGAATACCTTTCATGGCCTCCTGCACGATGGAAGGGTCGCAAATCGATCCATGGGCTACATCCACCTGATCCCGCCACGGCGCAATATTTTCTTCATGTCCAGATGATAAATCATCCAGAATGCGAACAGATTTTCCTGCATGGATCAGTTCTTCCACTATATGCGATCCAATAAAGCCGCATCCACCGGTAACGAGGTACTCCGCATTTTTCATAATTCCTATCCTTACACCACGACGCAAAATCGATTTATCTATGTACCAAAAAATATTTAACCGCATCACAACATTGTCGATAAACATAATATGATGAATTTTAGGCGTCCATATAAATGTATCGCTATCTTTGGGTTGGCTCTTCTGACGGTCATAACTCGGGGCCTCTGTTTTGATGGAACCCACTCGTATTATAATGCAACATGGAAAACATTGCCTTTTTATACAGCCTTTACCAATCGGCTGAACTCCCCCACCAGCTTCACTTCACGTGCAATTTGCCGTCGCATGGGCACCATTGTACTGGATAAGCGCGACTGTCGAAGCATTATGATCGTAAATGGCGATGATGTAACGATCATTGGGGATACCAAAACGAACAACATAAAACAGAGCGTTGTGGTGCCCATGAAAAACTATACCGCCGTGGTGGTCATCAACGGCAACGACTACACCATCATTGGTGAGGATCGCCAAATAAGCCGGATAGATCCCTTTGGCATGTGGGTTATTGAATAGACAAACGATCGAAGTAAGTTTTTCGTTCTGCATCATAGGGATACAGGATTTCATGTAAAACCCAGTCGGTGGCACCGGTATTAAGTACCGTTTGACAGTATTCGCACGCATTATCGTCCAGGCGTCCCATGGCTGCACCACAGTTAGGACAATGGGCTGAAGACAGGCCTGCTTCATCGGCAGTTATCACGCCAGCCTGACGATACAGCACATAAGTTTGCTGAATAATGTGCGGTTCTGCTGTCTTTTTCGGCCCGGATGAAGCGGCAATATAATTGGCCCCGCTCCAGCGTATGGTAACCAGAGCGAGGGTTCCATCGTCTTCACTTAGCATACCATGGAGATCTACCGCACCCACGGCACAGTCGCCGAAGTAATGACGTACGCCATCGCCGGACGGCTGAAAGGTTTTTGCGACGGTCTCGCAACAGGCATCATCAGCCATTTTGCGCAGTGCGGCAATATCACCGGACTGTTGCGACTGCACCCAGCGCCAGAAAATGACACTGCTGCGGTCTTCGAGCTGCTGAACAGAAAAGGCTGGATCTTTTTTCTGTAACTCCGCCACACCGGGCAATGTTTCCGGCGTTTTTACAACCCATTCTTCGGGCTGTGTAATTTCAGATAAAACCCAGTCATAGGCACCACTCTTGATCATGGCACCGCAGGAAGAACATTTCTCATATAGATTTAATTCCAGCAGTGTTCCGCAATTAGGACAATGTCCCTCAATAAGCCCTTTATCATTCTTCGTTTGTGCGCCGGGTTTCCGAATAAAAGTCCAGAATTCGGTAAAGCGGGAGCGTCCCTCGCCACCGATTTTCTTTCCGCTGTTCAAATCGACATAGGTATCCTCGGCCGAGGCTTCAATGCAGCAGGTAATCACATCGTATGCGGGCTCTCTGCTCACCTGCGCCACAGTACAGGAATCCACATGAACCTGATCCATTTCATTGCGTATGCCCTTGCGTTTTTGCTCAGCAAACTGAAGTGCAAAGCGCTCTGCAATCCCATCGGAAACAAACGGCGTCGCAGCACGCATATCCTGTCTACTCCAGCCTTGCTGAATCAGAATAAAGGCCTGCTGCACACGGGAACAGAACGCTGTTGCGTCAAAGCCCGCATCCTGAGACTGGAGGGCGCAGAGCATCCCTTCCTGTTCTGCGGGATCCTGCACACGGGAGGCCACCGTCTGTTTGATTCCATTGACCATATTCTCTACGGGCGAGGCCCCGCCCTGACTCAATCTTGGCTTGATGCCAAACCGATAAAGAAGATACACAGCCGCAATAGTAAGCGGAATCCCTATAACAGGATAACGCGCCACAAAAATGAACCAGTATTTGACGAAAAACAGTATTTCGATCACGCCCACACCGTTTCCACCGTCTCCCGACCCGCCGTCAGATCGCGAAGCATAGCCCTCGCCGCCACCGGCACGCGCCCAACCGTTATCGGCAAGGCACAAAAAGAGTGCGATGACCACCATGGGAATATACCGTGAAGTCACACAGCGAATGAAGAAATGGAACCATTTTCGCATCATAGAGGTCTCCGCTAATTAGATGGATGACGAATTAAAAAAGATCAGCCGGGCATAGGAGGCGGCGCGGTAAAAGCACTGCTTAATGAGACCACCTTCGCGGCGGGCGTCCATTCCGCCATGCCCTGCGACCAGACGAGGGTGTCTCTTGTAATCTGACCACCGGCGGCCATGCTTTTTAAATCCTTTTCGCTCATAGGCCCCTGCTGCTGTCCATTGACTGCGGCATACCACGTCGCCGCATCAGGCAGAGGCGGCGGGCCGCCTGCGGACGGAGCAGCCGGTGCGGGTGCCGGTTGTGCTGACTGCTGCATCGATGACCCCACGACATGACCCATGCCCATGCCGGCCACCATTCCCATCATGCCCGGTCCTGCCGGATTATTGGCCATATCACCGATGGCGTTGGCCGTTTGAAATTTGGTATAATTGTTCAGGTCGCCCAGCACACCCATCTGCGTGCGTTTATCCAGAGCCTTTTCGACTTCTGGCGGCAGAGATATATTTTCAATAAGAAACTTAGTGAGATCCACGCCGTATTCTTCGAATTCCGGTTGCAGTAATCCGCGCAAATGCTCGCCCAATTCATTATACTTGCCTGCCAAATCCAAGGCAGGAACCCCTGCTTCGCCCAGTGCATCGGCAAAACGGCTGACGAGCATATTG
This genomic interval carries:
- a CDS encoding SDR family oxidoreductase, whose translation is MKNAEYLVTGGCGFIGSHIVEELIHAGKSVRILDDLSSGHEENIAPWRDQVDVAHGSICDPSIVQEAMKGIRYVYHKAALVSVFDSVEQPMRNHDINMTGMLNVLQAARDAGVQRLVFASSAAIYGNDPTLPKVETMLPQPASPYAAAKITGEYYCRIFAELYGLETVCLRYMNVFGPRQDPASVYSGVISVFTNAFKAGRVPVIYGDGLQTRDFVFVKDVVQANMLAMHRSGGGKGEVFNIGTGISTSLLDLVAALQNITGQMAEPTFRPARAGDIRHSYADISLAKKILNYSAEFTLEQGLQAIMDSM
- a CDS encoding Tim44 domain-containing protein, with the translated sequence MMRKWFHFFIRCVTSRYIPMVVIALFLCLADNGWARAGGGEGYASRSDGGSGDGGNGVGVIEILFFVKYWFIFVARYPVIGIPLTIAAVYLLYRFGIKPRLSQGGASPVENMVNGIKQTVASRVQDPAEQEGMLCALQSQDAGFDATAFCSRVQQAFILIQQGWSRQDMRAATPFVSDGIAERFALQFAEQKRKGIRNEMDQVHVDSCTVAQVSREPAYDVITCCIEASAEDTYVDLNSGKKIGGEGRSRFTEFWTFIRKPGAQTKNDKGLIEGHCPNCGTLLELNLYEKCSSCGAMIKSGAYDWVLSEITQPEEWVVKTPETLPGVAELQKKDPAFSVQQLEDRSSVIFWRWVQSQQSGDIAALRKMADDACCETVAKTFQPSGDGVRHYFGDCAVGAVDLHGMLSEDDGTLALVTIRWSGANYIAASSGPKKTAEPHIIQQTYVLYRQAGVITADEAGLSSAHCPNCGAAMGRLDDNACEYCQTVLNTGATDWVLHEILYPYDAERKTYFDRLSIQ
- a CDS encoding SPFH domain-containing protein — its product is MGLWNKIVGQFIDVIEWSDAQPDLMVWKFPRNDNEIKNGAQLIVREGQAAVFLHEGQLGDVFGPGRHELNTSNIPVLTSLASWKYAFNSPFKCDVFFVAVRQFTDLKWGTQNPIMMRDAEFGPIRFRAFGSYCVRVKDAGAFIKQISGIVSSFSNDSINGQFRNMLVSRFADALGEAGVPALDLAGKYNELGEHLRGLLQPEFEEYGVDLTKFLIENISLPPEVEKALDKRTQMGVLGDLNNYTKFQTANAIGDMANNPAGPGMMGMVAGMGMGHVVGSSMQQSAQPAPAPAAPSAGGPPPLPDAATWYAAVNGQQQGPMSEKDLKSMAAGGQITRDTLVWSQGMAEWTPAAKVVSLSSAFTAPPPMPG